AAGATGATAGCAGGCGAATTTTTCTTGGCCGTATCAAACAGGTCACGCACCCGGCTAGCCCCAACACCGACAAACATTTCCACAAATTCTGACCCCGAGATGGAGTAGAAAGGTACATTAGCTTCCCCGGCTACGGCTTTAGCTAGTAAGGTCTTACCGGTTCCGGGAGGGCCTTCTAAGAGGACCCCTTTAGGGATCCGAGCACCAATATCGTGGTATTTCTTGGGAGCACGAAGGAAGTCAACCAGTTCAACCAGTTCTTCCTTCTCTTCCTCACAACCAGCAACGTCAGAGAATTTTACCCGTGATTTCTTAGAGACATCTTCTACCCGGCTCTTACCCATTTGCATAGGGTTGTTCCGTCCCCCACCTTGGGTTTGTGAGAACATCATATACATGATAAAGACGAAGAAAATTAAGGGAATGGCACTCATGATCAAGCTAATCCACATATTGGTTTGATCTTCTTCTTGGGCCACGACTTCGGTCCCTGAATCTTCTGCCGCTTGGTTGATGGCTGAGAGGGTTGAGTCATTAGGTAATACATGGACAATGAACCCCTTAGCTTGGTCGAGTTCAGTATTATTTAATATCGGAATATTATTGGAAGTTGATGACTCGCTTCCTTCCTTGTCTTCCCGGTACTTCCCGGTGATCTCATAGGCGCCTGCGCGAGGTTTAATTTGAACCGTTTCAATTTCTTTATCCTTTAGTTTTTGAATAAATTCGGATTGGTTAATTTCCTCTGAAGCAGCCGAATTTCCTCCTGACGAGAAGAAATTCACTATTCCTAGTAGCGCCAAGAAAATGACAATGATAATTAGACCACTGGAAAAAAAGTTATTGGGTCTCTTTGATCCTTTTCTTTGCATACATTAGCTCCATTTCTAATTTTAAACTAAATCGGTCTTATCCAGATAGGTAAGTATAACACAGATTAAGCCTGATCGCTCTTTAAAACCCCTACATAAGGTAGATTACGATATTTTTGCGCATAGTCCATGCCGTATCCCACTACAAAGGCGTCAGGAATTTCTTTGCCGAGGTAATCAGCCTCAACTTTTACCTGTCGGCGATCAGCTTTGTTCAAAAATGCACATATTTTAACCGATGCAGCCTGGCGTTCTTTGAAGAGTTCACCTAGGTGTTCCAAGGTATAGCCTGTATCGACAATATCTTCTACCAATAAGACATGCCGGCCTGCCACTGAAGCCTCTAAGTCTTTGAGGATCTTAACGTCCCCGCCTGATTCAGTGCCATTGCCGTAAGAGGAAACCGCCATAAAGTCCACTTCTAGGGGCACATTAATTTCTCGGATTAAATCAGCCATAAATAAAAATGATCCCTTAAGGATGCCGACCACAAGTAGGTCTTGGTCTTGATAATCTTTGGAAATTTCCTCGCCTAAGCGCTTATTAATGGCTTGGATTTCCTCCGTACTGATTAAGATATCGCTAATCTCTTGGTTCATGTATAGCCTCCGTGTTATATAAGTTCAATTATGTCCTTAATTGTAGCAAAAGCAGCTACCTGTCTGCAACATTTTCAGCCCTTTTAGACAATTTTTAAGGAATGCTTAGACTCGCTGAATTTGGCTAAAAAGCGCCTCCCCCTCGAGAGGATAGCGGTAGAGCCATTGCCCCTTTTGACTTAAGATTCCAAGTACCCAAGACTGGTCGCGAACGATCAGCCATGCCGCCTGTCGGTCAGCTTGAGGAATCTTCTCATTAATAAAGAAGCGGCGGATTTTTTGCTGGCTTCCTGAAGGGAGTTTGAGATAATCGCCAGCTTGGCGGTGGCGGATAGTCAGGGCTTGGTCACTTAGGGACTGAGGCAGGTAAAAACTCTTACTGGTGTCCTTTTGCTTATCTTGACCAGCCAAAGTCCAACTTAGGGCGAAGTTTTCTAGCTGAATCGCTGGTTGACCTAATTCAAGCTGACTCTCTGACAAGTTCTGATTGACTTGATAATAGTTAGGTGGGCTGGTTTTCAAGCGGACAAAGGCGGCCTGGTAGACCTTATCCAGGACATAATTTCCCGGTAAGGCCCATTGCCCTTGGGCTGCCCCCTGGTTAAGGAAAGCGACCAATTCCTCCATTCCTGTCCGGGTGAAGGCCAAGAGTTCTGGAATCTCAAAGCGCTGGAAAAGCATTTCCATTAGTAAGACTTGTTCCGCCTGAGAATACTGACCCAGGGCTTCCAGGTCGATGCGAAAACAACCCACTTCTTGGTCAAATAAGTTAGTCAGCAGCTGGTTGAGCTGGGGTTGGGCTAGATTCAATAAAGCCTTGAGGTCGGTTTGAAAATGACGGAAATGTGCCTTGAAGTTACCAGATTCCCCCTCCAGATAAGGAATAATGTCTTGACGGAAACGATTACGTTGGAAATGCTTATCCCAATTGGTCATGTCTTCCTGGTAGGGAATCCCTTCACCTCTAGCTAGGTCATACAGGCTGGCTTTTTCGACGTCTAAAAGAGGTCGGAGAATTTGGGCCTTGGGATAGGTGTAAAGCGGGCTAAGGACCTCCATTCCCCTAAAACTAGCCAAATGTCCGCCATGAACCAGGCGCATTAAGCCGGTCTCTACCTGGTCATCACTATGGTGAGCCGTCACCAAACGCAAGGATGACTGGGCTTTGAGAATTTTTCCAAAGGCATGGTAACGGAAGGCCCGGGCCTTGGCTTCAACATTGCCGCCTAAATCGGCCCCATGCTGCCAAATACTTACCTTGAGGTCCAAGTCGTGCGCTTGGCAATAGGACACCATCATTTCCTGCTCGGCTTCTGACTCTTGGCGCAGGCGGTGGTTTATATGGATGACAAAGAAATTTAGCCCATGAGTCGCTTGCAGTGTCTCAAAACACCTTAAAAGGACCATGGAATCCACACCGCCAGAAACGGCCAGGGCATAGGGTCTGTGACTGGCTAAATAGTCGCTATCTTCTGCCACTAACTTTTGGTAAATCATTTGAGCAAGTTGACTGAGCTCTGACATGTTCCACCTTCCTCATAAAAATAAAGAAAGAGGCTGTGACCAGCGTCATAACCTCTTGGTAATTTTTTCTATTCTTCATCTCTTGTCATTAGCCGCGACGGCCACCGCGACCACCACGTTTGCCTTCGGTATTACGCTTCAAGGAAGTTAAGCGATCATCACTTTCCTTTAAGAAATTATTCATCATGGCGTCAAAGTCACTGGTTTTTGCTTGTGGCTTACGGTCAAATTTCTTATGGCTATTGTTGGCCTTAGCTGGCTTAGGACCACTATTACCAGGCTTAGCATGTGCTTTGGGCTCAGCTTGCTTGTGATCCTTGGCGTCCTTCATGGATAAGGCAATCTTTCCATCCGGTTGAATTTTAGTGACAATCGCGGTCACCTCATCGCCTTTTTGTAGATAATCGTTGATATCTTTAATATAGCTATCGGAAATTTCAGAAATGTGGACTAAGCCACTGGTTCCATCACCGAGATCGACAAATACACCAAATTTAACAATTCCTGTAACCTTACCAGTTACTTTTTCCCCAACTTCTACGGTCATGAAAGCTTATGATCCTCCTAATTTTTTTCATTATTTACTTTGTTTTGATTATTTTGCGCTTCTAGGTATGCCTTGTTAAGACTTTTTGCCTTCATGGAATCATTATCTTCAGGAGTGGAGAAAATAATTTCGCCCTCTTTGCTGAGATAATATTGGGCCCGGGCTAAGCTCGCCAAGTAAGACTCATTATTTAATAAGGTCACTTGGTTCTTTAGGGAGTCAACAATTTCTTGTTCACTCTGCCTTTGTTGCTTAGCCTGCTCAGTTTGTTCGCTTAAGGACCGGGTCTTGATTTGGGCATGGAAGACGCCAAACAGACATAATAGGGAGCCTAGTAAACAAAATCCTAAGAGCGAGCGCATGATTAAGTCATGCCACTTCTGTTTCTTAGTATCTTCTTGCTCCTTCTTGCCAGCGTAGCGTGCAATGGAAGTAATTTTATTCTTATTTTCCTTGCCTTGGTCGCCCATCTTTAGCATCCTTTCACAAAATAGTACCCTTCCTATTGTACCTTGCTTCTTTTAAAAAGTATAGCTCCTATTTTAATTAAAAAAATTCAGGTTCGCTAGCCTTTTCCTTCCACTCCTCATCGAGAATGGTGTACATCTTGCTGGCATCTTCTTTTTTAGTCGAATTTTCTAGGGCATCGACTCTCAAAGTCAGCCACTTATTGCCAAACTCAATCTTAACCGTATCACCAACTTCCAAGTTGGTTCCGGACTTGGCCGGCCGCCCATTGACAGCCACCCGGCCTTGGTCACAGGCCTCTTTGGCCACGGTACGTCGCTTGATAATTCGAGCAACCTTTAAAAATTTATCGATTCGCATAGATTCTTCCTAACTCTCCTTATTTTTGATCCAATATTTAGCTAAGGGAAGCTCTTGCCACTCAGCCGGATTAAGTATCGGGTATCTTCTTACTACTAATAATACGACACCTGCTCCCAAAAGGACAGCCAAGCCCACAAATAAAGTGGCGAAGGCCCGACTTTTAGGAAAATTCAACCAAAAGATCCAGCGCAAAGCCATAATGGCCAGCCACATGAGAAGAACTACTAGGCTAGTGTCTCTCAGTAAAATCCCCATTTGACTCTCGGTTTTAATCGAATGGGGGATAAAGTGGTGCATCAAGATCAGCATCACAATTAAGGCCAGCAAGCTGGACCAGACGCCTCCCACTAGGCCAAAGCGGCTAACCAGCAAGTGGGCAAAGACCCCCTTAACCAATAAAGCTAAGCCCAGGGCTAGGGCCGAATAAAACCACTGGTTCTGACCTAGGAAAATATTATGGTAGATCAATACCCAGCTGGCCAAGACAATCATCAATAGATACTGCTCTAGGACCCCACTCCCCTTAGCATCACTAAAGAGCATCACATTGAGTTCCGGCAAGATCGCCATTATTCCCGCCGTAACCAAGAGACTAATAAAGAAAGTCAAACGGCTAAAACGAACCGCCGCTTCCCGAAATTGGGCCTTTTGTTTTTTGACAAAAGCCTGGGAAAGCAGGGGCAAGTAAGAGGTCTGGAAGGCCAGGGAAAAGACCATGCCCAATTGGACAAAGGGCTGGCCGCGATCATAGACTCCCTTATAAACCTTAGCCAGGTCGCTATCCAAACCAAAATCCAGTAAACCGTCATAAAGGGTAAAAGAATCAATCAATTGAAAGAAGACCAATAAGGCTGAAAAACTACAAATCACCAGGCCATCGGTGACAAAGGTCCTCAGAATTTGGGGCCAGGTCAAGTGATAAGGCGGATCTTCAGCCAGGGCTCGACTTCGTTTCGACTCTTGGAAGAGGCGCTGGGTGCCCCGGGATTGAAAAAGGGCCAAGAGTAGGTAGCTAGTTGCCGTAAAGCCGGCAATCCCAGCCGAGGCCATGGCCCAGGCCCCCATCTCATAAAGGGACCAATCCTGACTAAAGCCCTGGCTATAAAGGGTGGCCACCCCTAAGATCACCCCGACCCGGACAACTTGCTCGATCACTTGGGAGATGGCGGTATGTTTCATATCATTGCGCCCCTGAAAAGCTCCCCGGATGAGGAGGAGAAAGGGCATGGCTAGGAACATGTAGGAAACGCTCCGAATCACAATTGCCAAGTTGGGATCAGCCATTCCCTGGGCTAAAAGCGGGGCTAGAAAAAAGGTCAGGCTAAAACACAATAAAGAAAAAATGACTACTAGGAGACTATAACGGCGTAAAAACAGACGG
The nucleotide sequence above comes from Aerococcus urinae. Encoded proteins:
- the hpt gene encoding hypoxanthine phosphoribosyltransferase, with the protein product MNQEISDILISTEEIQAINKRLGEEISKDYQDQDLLVVGILKGSFLFMADLIREINVPLEVDFMAVSSYGNGTESGGDVKILKDLEASVAGRHVLLVEDIVDTGYTLEHLGELFKERQAASVKICAFLNKADRRQVKVEADYLGKEIPDAFVVGYGMDYAQKYRNLPYVGVLKSDQA
- a CDS encoding FtsB family cell division protein produces the protein MGDQGKENKNKITSIARYAGKKEQEDTKKQKWHDLIMRSLLGFCLLGSLLCLFGVFHAQIKTRSLSEQTEQAKQQRQSEQEIVDSLKNQVTLLNNESYLASLARAQYYLSKEGEIIFSTPEDNDSMKAKSLNKAYLEAQNNQNKVNNEKN
- a CDS encoding S1 domain-containing RNA-binding protein — encoded protein: MTVEVGEKVTGKVTGIVKFGVFVDLGDGTSGLVHISEISDSYIKDINDYLQKGDEVTAIVTKIQPDGKIALSMKDAKDHKQAEPKAHAKPGNSGPKPAKANNSHKKFDRKPQAKTSDFDAMMNNFLKESDDRLTSLKRNTEGKRGGRGGRRG
- a CDS encoding RNA-binding S4 domain-containing protein; amino-acid sequence: MRIDKFLKVARIIKRRTVAKEACDQGRVAVNGRPAKSGTNLEVGDTVKIEFGNKWLTLRVDALENSTKKEDASKMYTILDEEWKEKASEPEFF
- the tilS gene encoding tRNA lysidine(34) synthetase TilS codes for the protein MSELSQLAQMIYQKLVAEDSDYLASHRPYALAVSGGVDSMVLLRCFETLQATHGLNFFVIHINHRLRQESEAEQEMMVSYCQAHDLDLKVSIWQHGADLGGNVEAKARAFRYHAFGKILKAQSSLRLVTAHHSDDQVETGLMRLVHGGHLASFRGMEVLSPLYTYPKAQILRPLLDVEKASLYDLARGEGIPYQEDMTNWDKHFQRNRFRQDIIPYLEGESGNFKAHFRHFQTDLKALLNLAQPQLNQLLTNLFDQEVGCFRIDLEALGQYSQAEQVLLMEMLFQRFEIPELLAFTRTGMEELVAFLNQGAAQGQWALPGNYVLDKVYQAAFVRLKTSPPNYYQVNQNLSESQLELGQPAIQLENFALSWTLAGQDKQKDTSKSFYLPQSLSDQALTIRHRQAGDYLKLPSGSQQKIRRFFINEKIPQADRQAAWLIVRDQSWVLGILSQKGQWLYRYPLEGEALFSQIQRV
- a CDS encoding putative polysaccharide biosynthesis protein, coding for MVSSKNRRSQQALKGASLLTLAGIIAKILSAVYRVPFQNLVGDTGFYVYQQVYPIYGIGMTFALSGLPNYVGKQISWQVDLAHRRLFLRRYSLLVVIFSLLCFSLTFFLAPLLAQGMADPNLAIVIRSVSYMFLAMPFLLLIRGAFQGRNDMKHTAISQVIEQVVRVGVILGVATLYSQGFSQDWSLYEMGAWAMASAGIAGFTATSYLLLALFQSRGTQRLFQESKRSRALAEDPPYHLTWPQILRTFVTDGLVICSFSALLVFFQLIDSFTLYDGLLDFGLDSDLAKVYKGVYDRGQPFVQLGMVFSLAFQTSYLPLLSQAFVKKQKAQFREAAVRFSRLTFFISLLVTAGIMAILPELNVMLFSDAKGSGVLEQYLLMIVLASWVLIYHNIFLGQNQWFYSALALGLALLVKGVFAHLLVSRFGLVGGVWSSLLALIVMLILMHHFIPHSIKTESQMGILLRDTSLVVLLMWLAIMALRWIFWLNFPKSRAFATLFVGLAVLLGAGVVLLVVRRYPILNPAEWQELPLAKYWIKNKES